A part of Limihaloglobus sulfuriphilus genomic DNA contains:
- a CDS encoding sulfatase, protein MQKNRRDFLKAAVGTLAAFSFTAQTIAQDHNKRPNILMVTADDMSFDTLGCYGNKTEDITPNLDRFAGQSVKLENGFVTVSVCQPCRSSWITGRLPQHNGTTGFNPIAPGVPRLGQVMKQGGYYTGIVLKVPHFAPATEDDWDYINNDMPGHGREPKEFAPMLEEFLNKADKSGKPFFLIINITDPHRPFVGSSQEKAKYEKRRKPAPKPSRIYKADEIAVPGYLPDTPGMRGELVQYYNTAKRCDDSFGVIMKTFDKTEYKDDSVVMFLSDHGAPLPFAKGSIYRQSVQTPWMIRWPGVTKAGTSNERLFANGYDLMPTVLDMAGVPAPPHMDGKSFAPALKGKTYDGFDTGYGVFFRAHTFHFNQRAIHEKKWSYIYNEWAAWQFGDVDFIADNMTPVLYPAAETDPEVARRYEFYLNRAPEELYDYENDPWSLVNLASNPKYYDQLKIMREKMLKRLTDTTDPATNSFRQFINANAKMKPVSGENLIKNPGFDDGDRHWSGSGETAEIVTDAKTGNKYAQIVDISKDKNKNCGWASKKVPVRPGAFYAARVTVNVNCADGANVYLRYFDKDGKYLGQGYTNLPMRCFAPRMVEIAPIKTPKNAAALDFYAATGGNAAGVFWIDDVEVVEVAG, encoded by the coding sequence ATGCAGAAAAACAGACGAGATTTCCTCAAAGCGGCAGTCGGAACACTGGCCGCTTTTTCATTTACCGCCCAGACAATAGCTCAAGACCATAATAAACGCCCTAATATACTGATGGTAACCGCCGATGATATGAGCTTTGACACACTGGGCTGTTACGGCAACAAAACAGAGGATATCACCCCGAATCTCGACAGATTCGCAGGGCAGTCTGTGAAACTGGAAAACGGTTTTGTAACCGTTTCTGTCTGTCAACCCTGCCGCTCCAGCTGGATAACCGGCCGTCTGCCTCAGCATAACGGAACAACCGGCTTTAACCCGATAGCACCCGGCGTGCCGCGGCTTGGGCAGGTTATGAAACAGGGAGGATACTATACCGGCATAGTACTCAAGGTTCCGCATTTCGCGCCGGCAACAGAAGACGACTGGGACTACATCAACAACGACATGCCCGGCCACGGCCGCGAACCCAAAGAATTCGCTCCGATGCTGGAAGAGTTTCTAAATAAAGCCGACAAAAGCGGAAAACCGTTTTTCCTTATTATCAACATAACCGACCCGCACAGGCCGTTTGTCGGCAGCAGCCAGGAAAAGGCCAAATACGAAAAAAGACGCAAACCCGCTCCCAAACCGTCAAGAATATATAAAGCCGATGAGATAGCGGTTCCCGGCTATCTGCCCGATACACCGGGTATGCGCGGCGAGCTGGTGCAGTATTACAACACGGCGAAACGCTGCGACGACTCGTTCGGTGTTATAATGAAGACTTTCGATAAAACAGAATACAAAGATGACAGCGTTGTGATGTTTCTCTCCGACCACGGAGCCCCCCTGCCCTTCGCCAAAGGCAGCATCTACCGCCAGTCTGTGCAGACTCCGTGGATGATACGCTGGCCGGGCGTTACAAAGGCCGGCACCAGCAATGAGCGGCTGTTTGCAAACGGATACGATCTTATGCCGACGGTTCTGGATATGGCAGGAGTTCCCGCGCCGCCGCACATGGACGGAAAATCGTTTGCACCAGCTCTGAAAGGCAAAACATACGATGGGTTCGATACCGGCTACGGCGTTTTCTTCCGGGCGCATACGTTCCATTTCAACCAGCGGGCGATACATGAGAAGAAATGGAGCTATATCTACAACGAATGGGCGGCGTGGCAGTTCGGCGATGTTGATTTTATCGCCGACAACATGACGCCGGTGCTTTACCCTGCGGCAGAGACTGACCCGGAAGTAGCCCGCAGATACGAGTTTTACCTTAACCGAGCACCCGAAGAGCTTTATGATTACGAGAACGACCCGTGGAGTTTAGTGAATCTGGCATCAAACCCTAAGTACTATGACCAGCTCAAGATAATGCGTGAAAAGATGCTAAAAAGGCTAACCGACACAACCGACCCCGCGACCAATTCTTTCAGGCAGTTCATAAATGCCAATGCCAAGATGAAACCGGTCAGCGGCGAAAACCTGATCAAAAACCCTGGCTTTGATGACGGCGACAGGCACTGGAGCGGCTCCGGTGAAACCGCAGAAATAGTAACCGATGCTAAGACGGGCAACAAATACGCCCAAATCGTTGATATATCAAAAGATAAGAATAAAAACTGCGGCTGGGCAAGCAAAAAGGTACCCGTCAGGCCCGGCGCTTTTTACGCGGCGCGTGTTACGGTCAACGTCAACTGCGCCGACGGGGCTAATGTGTACCTGAGGTACTTCGACAAAGACGGTAAATACCTTGGACAGGGCTATACAAACCTGCCGATGAGGTGTTTTGCGCCGCGAATGGTAGAGATCGCCCCGATCAAGACGCCCAAAAACGCGGCTGCTCTGGATTTCTACGCCGCGACGGGTGGAAATGCCGCAGGTGTGTTCTGGATCGATGACGTTGAAGTCGTCGAGGTCGCAGGCTGA
- a CDS encoding type II secretion system protein yields MKKKAFTLIELLVVISIIAMLMAIMMPALAKVRRIAKQTICGTRIKQNLYGASLVANDNNGRLPKGGFQFGNINFDDAISIRAEEYLNLCEYTVGIGGSINTNVNMDPREMAPIAQKVLTSKARDNFVCPELEKQEYDLGGTNIIRGVTKSTMPYIARYGGAGWNTRIGYCYLGGFDSDKWNWDNYPEMAEKWRSPMTIADSGDSALVTDRYRYVPKRGALVVVHGKTGYEQYPENDSDPRNVMKEYSSAKSNVGRLDGSVINKGIGSLKPYHVTWETTENYNGPWDYTGPDYYFW; encoded by the coding sequence ATGAAAAAGAAAGCATTTACACTAATTGAACTTCTCGTTGTTATCTCGATTATAGCAATGCTGATGGCGATCATGATGCCGGCACTGGCAAAGGTAAGAAGGATTGCCAAACAGACTATATGCGGCACGAGGATAAAACAGAATCTTTACGGCGCAAGTCTCGTAGCCAATGATAATAACGGCAGGCTGCCCAAGGGCGGTTTCCAGTTCGGTAATATCAATTTTGACGATGCGATCAGCATCCGTGCCGAAGAATATCTAAATCTCTGCGAATACACGGTCGGCATCGGAGGCTCAATAAACACTAATGTCAACATGGATCCAAGAGAGATGGCTCCAATTGCTCAAAAGGTGCTTACCAGCAAAGCCAGAGACAACTTTGTCTGTCCGGAGCTGGAAAAACAGGAATATGACCTTGGCGGCACAAACATAATCCGCGGCGTGACCAAATCAACAATGCCCTATATTGCACGTTACGGCGGTGCCGGCTGGAACACGCGTATCGGGTACTGCTATCTGGGCGGATTCGACAGCGACAAATGGAACTGGGACAATTACCCTGAGATGGCGGAAAAATGGCGTTCACCAATGACTATCGCCGACAGCGGAGATTCTGCGCTGGTTACAGACAGATACCGCTATGTGCCTAAACGCGGCGCTCTGGTTGTAGTACACGGAAAAACCGGATATGAACAATACCCCGAAAATGATTCCGACCCCAGAAATGTAATGAAGGAATACTCCTCCGCCAAAAGTAATGTCGGCAGGCTCGACGGCTCTGTTATTAACAAGGGGATAGGAAGCCTCAAACCTTATCATGTTACATGGGAGACAACTGAAAATTACAATGGGCCTTGGGACTATACCGGCCCTGACTACTATTTCTGGTAA
- a CDS encoding substrate-binding domain-containing protein: MQEIQRVKLHFKRSSDSSVPLYEQIRKYILACISNGTLAAGDTIPRITALCRDWNVNYRTAKIAFELLERDGAIEWEANKGGTISTPRKIIPLNENEISIAYLRFRNDPFTSSLTKGFLRFCEELELNHSIIDAGSSHSKIFNSLSHPGAGINGVVLAPFETQSYAAAIQKAIKNGLKVVFLDRSLDEIDVSVASADHYMAAYTASSRLLEIHGRPAYYFGNTDSPSSCRDRVRGWKEAMREFNFLNTDDYLFGLPMPEDVEATNQELAAIHVYQNALMLFQTREADIYTVFAENDYMARGIYAAAEKMGLRIGEDVFVASCDNQPFALRLPVPLSTVDMNQKMVGYEGAKLLYETITGSIPHAINKIVPVEFIERKSSSPSGTAQFATASA, encoded by the coding sequence ATGCAGGAAATTCAAAGAGTAAAATTACATTTCAAACGCAGCAGCGATTCGTCGGTACCGCTTTATGAGCAGATACGGAAGTACATACTTGCTTGTATTTCGAACGGTACGCTTGCCGCGGGCGACACCATACCCCGGATTACTGCTCTCTGCCGCGACTGGAACGTCAACTACCGCACTGCAAAGATAGCCTTTGAGCTGCTTGAACGTGACGGCGCAATAGAATGGGAAGCCAACAAGGGCGGCACAATATCAACCCCCCGGAAAATCATTCCTCTCAACGAAAATGAAATTTCCATCGCCTACCTGAGATTCCGTAACGACCCGTTCACTTCTTCGCTGACCAAAGGTTTTCTAAGGTTCTGTGAGGAACTGGAGTTAAACCACAGTATTATCGATGCAGGCAGCTCTCACAGCAAAATTTTTAATTCGCTCTCTCACCCGGGGGCAGGCATAAACGGCGTAGTCCTGGCACCTTTTGAGACACAAAGCTATGCCGCCGCTATCCAAAAAGCCATAAAAAACGGGCTCAAGGTTGTTTTCTTAGACAGATCGCTTGATGAAATAGACGTAAGTGTTGCCAGTGCAGACCATTATATGGCGGCTTATACGGCCTCGAGCAGACTGCTTGAGATACACGGCCGGCCGGCATACTACTTTGGCAACACTGATTCGCCAAGCTCCTGCCGCGACAGAGTCCGCGGCTGGAAAGAGGCAATGCGCGAATTCAACTTCCTAAACACCGACGATTACCTTTTCGGCCTGCCAATGCCCGAAGATGTAGAAGCGACAAACCAGGAGCTGGCGGCAATCCACGTGTATCAAAACGCTTTGATGCTGTTTCAAACCAGAGAGGCAGATATATACACTGTATTCGCGGAAAATGACTATATGGCACGCGGAATATATGCCGCGGCGGAAAAGATGGGACTCAGAATCGGCGAGGATGTCTTTGTTGCATCTTGCGACAATCAGCCTTTTGCATTGCGTCTGCCGGTGCCGCTCTCAACCGTGGACATGAACCAGAAAATGGTCGGCTACGAAGGCGCAAAACTGCTGTATGAGACTATAACCGGCTCGATTCCACATGCGATAAACAAAATAGTACCGGTTGAGTTTATAGAGAGAAAAAGCAGCAGCCCAAGCGGCACAGCCCAATTCGCTACTGCTTCTGCATAA